The genomic DNA TCGACAAGCAGTTCGCCTTTGAAAATATCATTGGGAAATCGGCGGCAATTAAGAAGGTGCTGATGACCGCCTCCAAGGTTGCCGCCAATGACTCCCCCCTGCTGATAACCGGTCCGACCGGCACCGGCAAAGAATTAATAGCCCGCGCCATACATTATAACAGCCCAAGGCGGCAGAAACCGTTTGTCATCAAGAATTGCGGAATCAAGACGGAGACTCTACTGGAGGCGGAGCTGTTCGGTTATGTTAAAGGGGCATTTACCGGCGCCGACAGGGATAAACCGGGGCTTTTCCGGGAGGCTGACGGCGGCTCGATCTTTCTTGATGAAATCGGGGAAGCCCCTCTCTCCACCCAGGTGGCAATCCTGCGGGTGATTGAAACCGGCGAAATCAGGCCGGTGGGGGCATCCCGGACCGAATTTGTCAATGTTCGCGTTATCTCCGCCACTAATCGGAATCTGCAGGAGGAGATGAAGAATGGGCAGTTCCGCCCCGACCTGTACTATCGTCTCAGCACTTTCCTTATCGAACTTCCACCACTGCGGGAGCGGCGCGAAGATATTCCACTTCTGGTACACCAGTACCTGCAGCGACTCAAAATTAAACTGGGCATTGAAACCCTCAGTATTACCCCGTCGGCAATGAGCCTTATGAGCCGCTTTGACTGGCCCGGAAATATCCGCCAGCTGGAGAACGAGCTGGAACGGGCCGCCGTGGTCAGTGAGCAGAGCGGAATTATTGATGTCTCCGACCTCTCGCCCGAGATTTTCGGCAAGGTGTACGAAGAGGTCCCGGAGACCGAGTCGCCGGAAGGTTATTTGAAAAGCGTGGTGGAGAAAGTTGAACGGGATCTGATTGGGGCATCGCTGGCGAAACATAAAGGGAATATACTTCAGACCTCGAAAGCGCTTGGCCTCACCCGCAAAGGATTGAAAGACAAAATGGCGCGGTACGGTATCAAATCAACTGATACTGATGACGATTAATTCGGTTTCGACACTAAAAGGGCTTAAGAGATGAAAGCACAGCGCATAATCGGTTTTGCTCTAACCGTTCTTGCCATTATCGGTTTTTTCACGGTGGCTGATGAATTCCGGCATACCGGAGAACTTTACGGAAATATCGGAGTCTTATTAGCCGGAACTGTCCTTGTCCTTGCCGGTTTTGACAATTCTTTGTCGCGACGATTGAGACTCTATTGGCTGGCAATCGGACTTGGTATCGGTTTACTTCTGGGAGCGGCGCTGGACAATATGCTGCTGGGGATGGCGATTGGAATTGTAGTCGGCGCCTCGATTATGGCGCTGAGAAGAAAAAACTGAGTGAGCCATTGCTGTTGATGCCCCCCGAGCCAAATCAGGCGCTGCCGGCGGCAAGCGCTTCAAAGCGAGGGTTGCCATGCATAGGAATCCAGAGCGGGTCGAGTTTCAAATAAGGAGGCGAAACAAATCCCGGGATATTCATCAGAAACTCCAGTTGACCGACGGCGTCATCATTTAACCCAAAAATCACCAGTATCTCCGCCAGATTCACAGCCCAAAAGGGAGCGTCGAACGCTTCCCGTGAAGTCGGCAGAATCTCCAGCGCTTTGCGGGCATGACCCAGCGCTTTTTCTCTCTGGCGCAACCCGGCGTATGCTATCCCGAGGCTGCTGTGCAGACGGGCATCATCGGGGCGTTCGGCAATCTGACGATTAATCAGGTCAACCACCATCTGGGAGTATCTCTGCTCTTCGCGGCTGTTGCCGAGAAGCCGATGAAACTGCGCCGCCTGAAGATAATATGCCACGGTGTCGGGAAACGGTTGGAGCCGGCGGAGGCTGGCGGCGATATCCGGCTCAATCACCCGTATCAACCACCAGTAATATTTAGAGCGCGCCAGGTCAGCATGCTCGGGCGCCTGCGCCAGAATTTTACGGGCGGTCTCCCTGTCGCCATCACGGAGAATATGCAGCCAGGCTTTATAGATATGACCAAGAGCCATATCCGGAGCAATAGAAATGGCGCGGTCGAGATACCGGTCGGATTCATCATAGCGGCGCATCATGCCATAAGTAAGTCCGACTTCAAAAGCCTTCAGGTGTGAGCGGGGGTCAAGCTCCAGCGCCCTCTTAAAATTGTCCACCGCTTCATCGAATTTCCCCTGGCGTCTCTGAACCGCGGCTATGGCGTTGTAAAGGTCGCTGTTGTTGGGCTGACTCTTGAGGGCAATCTGGAATTCCTTCATGGCATTCTGAAAATCAAGATGGCAATGATAATAATAATAGCCGAGCGCCAGATGCCCCTCGACCAGATCAGGATCAAGTTCCAGTGACTTAAACGCCGCCGTTTCGGCTTTCTTCAGACGAGCAGCGGAGTGGTCATAGTTCTCCCAGTAAATGCTGGCATGACCACGGGCAAGCATGGCATACGCCAGGGCAAAATTAGAATCGAGTGATATCGCCTGTTCGAACATTCTGATAGAGATATCGATATCATCTTTGAACCAGGAGCGGTTGAAGTAATCGATGCCGCGGAGGTAGAAATCGTAAGCGGCCAGGCTGGTGGTGGGGCTTTCTTCGGAACCGGCGGCTTCTTTCGACCTAACCGCGATTCGGAAAGCCCGGGTGAGGTCATCGGCTATGTCAGCCTGCAGAGCAAAGACTCTGTCAAAGACTTTTTCGTACGATTCTGCCCAGAGATTGGTGCCATCCGAGGAGCGGACCAGACTGATGTTGACTTTGATTTGCGCCGGGGAATGGTTCTTGTCCCAGTAGATAGTGCCGGTTAACAGATAGTTGGCGCCGAGCTCTTCGCCGATTTCCTGCGGCGCCAGACGAATATCTTTGTACTTCATAGCGCTGGCGCGGGAGATTACACTTAATTCCTCAAATTTCGCCAGTCGGGTGGTGATGGCGTCGGTCATGCCATCTGCGAAATAACCATCCTCGGGAACACCGAGATTTTCAAACGGCAGAACCGCGACAACTCTTTTCCCTTCCAGGTCATTCTTGAAGAGACGGCTTGAGAAGATTACCAGAAACAATATCGCTGCCACAACCACGCCTGATATAATTATTGTCATAGGAAGCAGTCCCTTTCGGCGCTCTTTCACTGTCCCTGGGTGACTGTTAGCATCGAAAGCGCTCAGAAGGTCCTGCTTGAGCGCTTCCGCTGAGGGGTGACGGTTCTGCGGGTCTTTGCTTAAGAGGCGGAGTAGAATCCGCTCCAGCGAGTCGGGAATGTCCGGCCGAAGTTCTGAGGGCGCCGGCGGCGGCTCGTTGACGATGGCATAGACTATTGAGGCTTCATATTCGCCGGTGAAGGGGAGCTGTCCGGTCAGCATTTGATAAAGCGTAACACCCAGGGAAAAGAGGTCGGAGCGGGCGGTAATTTTTTCGCCTTTGACCTGTTCCGGGGAGATATACTGGATGGTGCCGGTGGTGGAGTGCGACGAGGTCGAAAGCTCTTTACCGTCAATATGTGCCAGTCCGAAATCAAGGATTTTGACTTTACCGCCTTTGTCAATATGGATATTGGACGGCTTTATATCGCGATGAATTATCCCGGCCCGATGCGCCGCTGATAGGGCATCGCATAACTGAATCGTATATTCTACCGCTTTATCCGGGGGCAAAGGAGAGTTTTCGATAATCTCTTTAAGGGAGTCACCTTCGGCTAATTCCATGGCAATAAAGGGAGCGCCCTTGAAATCGCCGATTTCATAAATGGTGATGATATTGGGATGACTCAGTTGGGCCGCGGCGCGGGCTTCATTGAGGAACCGGGCGCGCAATTCGTCATCCCGCCGCACCGCTTCCGGTAGGAATTTCAGGGCAACTCTGCGATGAAGACGAGTGTCTTCAGCCAGATAGACCTGTCCCATACCGCCGGAGCCAAGGTATGATAGAATTACAT from Candidatus Zixiibacteriota bacterium includes the following:
- a CDS encoding sigma-54 dependent transcriptional regulator — its product is DKQFAFENIIGKSAAIKKVLMTASKVAANDSPLLITGPTGTGKELIARAIHYNSPRRQKPFVIKNCGIKTETLLEAELFGYVKGAFTGADRDKPGLFREADGGSIFLDEIGEAPLSTQVAILRVIETGEIRPVGASRTEFVNVRVISATNRNLQEEMKNGQFRPDLYYRLSTFLIELPPLRERREDIPLLVHQYLQRLKIKLGIETLSITPSAMSLMSRFDWPGNIRQLENELERAAVVSEQSGIIDVSDLSPEIFGKVYEEVPETESPEGYLKSVVEKVERDLIGASLAKHKGNILQTSKALGLTRKGLKDKMARYGIKSTDTDDD
- a CDS encoding protein kinase, translating into MISHWGDQFHSSGEIINAGTAVNQYVILSYLGSGGMGQVYLAEDTRLHRRVALKFLPEAVRRDDELRARFLNEARAAAQLSHPNIITIYEIGDFKGAPFIAMELAEGDSLKEIIENSPLPPDKAVEYTIQLCDALSAAHRAGIIHRDIKPSNIHIDKGGKVKILDFGLAHIDGKELSTSSHSTTGTIQYISPEQVKGEKITARSDLFSLGVTLYQMLTGQLPFTGEYEASIVYAIVNEPPPAPSELRPDIPDSLERILLRLLSKDPQNRHPSAEALKQDLLSAFDANSHPGTVKERRKGLLPMTIIISGVVVAAILFLVIFSSRLFKNDLEGKRVVAVLPFENLGVPEDGYFADGMTDAITTRLAKFEELSVISRASAMKYKDIRLAPQEIGEELGANYLLTGTIYWDKNHSPAQIKVNISLVRSSDGTNLWAESYEKVFDRVFALQADIADDLTRAFRIAVRSKEAAGSEESPTTSLAAYDFYLRGIDYFNRSWFKDDIDISIRMFEQAISLDSNFALAYAMLARGHASIYWENYDHSAARLKKAETAAFKSLELDPDLVEGHLALGYYYYHCHLDFQNAMKEFQIALKSQPNNSDLYNAIAAVQRRQGKFDEAVDNFKRALELDPRSHLKAFEVGLTYGMMRRYDESDRYLDRAISIAPDMALGHIYKAWLHILRDGDRETARKILAQAPEHADLARSKYYWWLIRVIEPDIAASLRRLQPFPDTVAYYLQAAQFHRLLGNSREEQRYSQMVVDLINRQIAERPDDARLHSSLGIAYAGLRQREKALGHARKALEILPTSREAFDAPFWAVNLAEILVIFGLNDDAVGQLEFLMNIPGFVSPPYLKLDPLWIPMHGNPRFEALAAGSA